From one Tetragenococcus osmophilus genomic stretch:
- a CDS encoding PTS sugar transporter subunit IIC, giving the protein MLDKFTQWIEKYLGGPMANIANQRHLRAVRDGIIAALPLIIVGSFFMIVAFPPLPESWGITQFLTANAETILLPYRMSMYIMALYATFGIGASLSKSYDLDQVAGGILAVTAFLLTLVPVSIPEEATEMAGVEGFVLPMANLGGEGMFVGIVTSIIAVEIYRMTDKSNFKITMPEQMPPAVARSFEALTPTLIVILLIGSITYYIGFDWHAFIGNLISPLISAADSLPSVLLLVLLTTFFWFFGIHGLAVIGSIARPLWLQLLESNSSALAAGEPLPTIGAEPFYQWFIWIGGAGATIGLAILLAFRSKSQYGSKLGKTILAPAIFNINEPVIFGVPIVLNPILMVPFIGAPVILAIIAWFATSLGLVNAVTVTAPWTLPGPIGAFLATNGDWRAAVLNIILIIIAVLIYYPFFRVYDKNELAKEQGTTEP; this is encoded by the coding sequence ATGTTAGACAAATTTACTCAGTGGATTGAAAAGTACCTGGGCGGTCCAATGGCTAATATTGCCAATCAGCGTCACTTGCGAGCCGTTCGCGATGGGATTATTGCTGCATTACCTTTAATTATTGTCGGTTCCTTTTTCATGATTGTGGCTTTCCCTCCACTTCCAGAATCTTGGGGAATTACACAATTCTTGACCGCAAATGCTGAAACGATATTACTTCCTTATCGCATGTCCATGTATATCATGGCGTTATACGCTACTTTTGGTATTGGAGCGAGTTTATCCAAGAGTTATGATCTTGACCAAGTAGCTGGTGGAATTTTAGCAGTAACGGCCTTTCTATTAACTTTGGTTCCCGTTTCTATCCCGGAAGAGGCCACTGAAATGGCTGGTGTTGAAGGCTTTGTACTGCCCATGGCCAACCTTGGTGGCGAAGGGATGTTTGTCGGCATTGTGACTTCGATTATTGCTGTAGAGATATATCGTATGACAGATAAATCAAATTTCAAAATCACGATGCCTGAGCAAATGCCTCCAGCCGTAGCTCGCTCTTTTGAAGCCTTAACACCTACATTAATCGTGATTTTGCTTATTGGATCGATTACTTATTATATAGGTTTTGATTGGCATGCATTTATCGGTAACTTAATCAGTCCACTAATCAGCGCGGCAGATTCTTTGCCATCTGTTTTGTTACTAGTCTTATTAACAACGTTTTTCTGGTTCTTTGGTATCCATGGATTAGCAGTCATTGGATCTATCGCTCGTCCACTCTGGTTACAATTACTAGAAAGTAATTCTAGTGCGTTAGCTGCTGGAGAGCCGTTACCGACAATTGGCGCAGAACCCTTTTATCAATGGTTTATCTGGATTGGTGGGGCAGGAGCAACGATCGGTTTAGCTATTTTATTAGCTTTTCGTTCAAAATCACAATATGGCTCAAAATTAGGAAAAACGATTCTTGCACCAGCGATTTTTAATATTAACGAACCTGTTATTTTTGGTGTCCCTATTGTTTTAAATCCGATTTTAATGGTGCCGTTTATTGGCGCACCTGTTATTTTAGCGATCATTGCTTGGTTTGCTACAAGCCTTGGTTTGGTAAATGCCGTAACGGTGACTGCTCCTTGGACATTACCTGGACCTATTGGCGCTTTTTTGGCAACTAATGGCGATTGGCGAGCAGCAGTGTTAAACATTATTTTAATAATCATTGCTGTTTTAATCTATTATCCGTTTTTCAGAGTTTATGATAAAAACGAGCTCGCTAAAGAACAAGGAACTACAGAACCTTAA
- a CDS encoding FAD-binding oxidoreductase has protein sequence MEIKQVVPEELLTSNAHELEPGQAELIGYAESTEDVSDFIKKANEAGKKVITIGAHTGLTGATYPHKDEWFLSLAKMTDIISLDKETLTLNVQAGVTLAQIREYLADTPYFYAPDPGEKSATIGGTVGTNAGGMRAIKYGVTRDNVRGYDVVLANGDIIHAGSLNQKNSSGYDLKDLFIGSEGTLGVITELQLKLTTRPRFESSMLVGFEKLEDLAPTVYEILNSPVEPVALELLEKNSVSYAEDYLQVEMPKQEGAAFLLLTLNSNDEKALNRELDEVRSIVNSAGALNIRDIDEKEAKLVWNIRDHILTGIYAAATTKMYDPVVPTRYVPDLIIQSKKYADEMEISSAFFGHAGDGNIHICVLQEDYEDLQWKEMLEEYEEKLYPLIADLDGLPSAEHGIGLEKKEYLPYFYTKEYMNTLKAIKKALDSKNVLNPNRIFDL, from the coding sequence ATGGAAATAAAGCAAGTAGTACCAGAAGAATTATTAACTTCAAATGCGCATGAACTTGAACCAGGACAAGCAGAACTGATTGGTTATGCTGAAAGCACAGAAGATGTCAGCGATTTTATAAAAAAGGCTAATGAAGCAGGGAAAAAAGTGATTACCATTGGCGCTCATACTGGTTTAACGGGAGCGACTTATCCGCATAAAGATGAATGGTTTTTGAGTTTAGCTAAGATGACTGATATTATCTCGTTAGATAAAGAAACATTAACTTTAAATGTACAAGCTGGTGTAACTTTAGCGCAAATTCGCGAGTATTTGGCAGATACGCCTTATTTTTATGCACCTGATCCCGGAGAAAAATCAGCTACGATTGGCGGTACGGTTGGAACAAACGCTGGCGGGATGCGTGCAATTAAATATGGCGTAACGCGTGATAATGTCCGAGGTTATGATGTGGTATTGGCTAATGGCGACATTATTCATGCAGGCAGTTTAAATCAAAAAAATAGTTCTGGTTATGACTTAAAGGACCTTTTTATTGGTTCAGAAGGTACTTTAGGCGTCATTACTGAACTACAATTAAAATTAACAACTCGACCACGCTTTGAAAGTTCGATGCTGGTGGGTTTTGAAAAATTAGAAGATTTGGCTCCTACGGTCTATGAGATTTTGAATTCCCCCGTTGAACCTGTGGCGTTGGAATTATTAGAAAAAAATTCGGTTAGTTACGCTGAAGATTATTTACAAGTCGAAATGCCTAAACAAGAAGGTGCTGCTTTTTTACTTTTGACATTAAACTCCAATGATGAAAAAGCTTTGAATCGTGAATTAGATGAAGTTCGCTCGATCGTTAACTCGGCAGGCGCATTGAATATTCGAGATATTGATGAAAAAGAGGCTAAGCTAGTTTGGAATATTCGGGACCATATTTTAACCGGAATTTACGCTGCAGCAACGACTAAAATGTATGATCCAGTTGTTCCTACTCGTTATGTGCCAGATTTAATTATTCAATCGAAAAAATACGCAGACGAGATGGAGATTTCTAGTGCGTTTTTCGGTCATGCAGGTGATGGCAATATTCATATCTGTGTTTTACAAGAAGACTACGAAGACTTGCAATGGAAAGAAATGTTAGAAGAGTATGAAGAAAAATTGTATCCATTGATTGCGGATTTGGACGGTTTGCCATCTGCCGAACATGGCATTGGTTTAGAAAAGAAAGAATATTTACCTTACTTTTATACAAAAGAGTATATGAATACATTGAAAGCAATCAAAAAAGCATTAGATTCAAAAAACGTGTTAAATCCAAATCGAATATTTGATTTATAA
- the trpX gene encoding tryptophan ABC transporter substrate-binding protein encodes MKNKGLIFSVGVVVVILVGSFIAFELGKRDAGSAQSEEKKTLSILQYVSHPSLDDIRQGVEDGLAQSGYKEGENLELEFQNGQDQSKLATMSQQLVEGNPDALVGIATPAVQSLANETSDIPIMLGAIADPVGSDLVDSMERPGGNMTGVSNQVPIDQQLDLAKELLPEAKTMGILYSSSEDNAKPQVVEAEKEAKKQDFKTERYAVPSSNEIQQTIQAMDDVDFIYIPNDNTMANAMSTIVNEADKKNIPIIPSVDIMVEEGGVATVGIDQHELGVKTGEMTADILNGDDPAKTPVYVYDEGETYVNQKQVEKYNIDLPKNLEDEAEFIDR; translated from the coding sequence ATGAAAAACAAAGGATTGATTTTTAGCGTTGGTGTTGTCGTTGTGATTTTAGTAGGCAGTTTTATAGCTTTTGAATTGGGAAAAAGAGATGCCGGAAGTGCGCAATCTGAAGAAAAGAAAACTCTAAGTATTTTGCAATATGTCAGTCACCCTTCATTAGATGATATACGACAAGGTGTGGAAGACGGCCTAGCGCAATCGGGTTACAAAGAAGGCGAGAATCTTGAACTCGAGTTTCAAAATGGTCAAGATCAAAGCAAATTAGCGACAATGAGCCAACAATTAGTCGAAGGTAATCCTGACGCTCTGGTAGGAATCGCTACACCCGCTGTTCAGAGTTTAGCAAATGAAACGAGTGATATACCTATTATGTTAGGCGCTATTGCAGATCCAGTGGGCAGTGATTTAGTCGATTCTATGGAAAGACCAGGCGGAAATATGACCGGCGTTTCTAATCAAGTACCGATTGATCAACAACTGGATTTGGCCAAAGAACTTTTACCTGAAGCAAAAACAATGGGGATCCTTTATTCGTCCTCAGAAGATAATGCTAAACCACAAGTTGTAGAAGCCGAAAAAGAGGCGAAAAAGCAAGATTTTAAGACTGAAAGATATGCGGTTCCTTCATCAAATGAAATTCAACAAACGATCCAAGCCATGGACGATGTCGATTTTATCTATATTCCAAATGACAATACTATGGCTAATGCGATGTCAACCATTGTTAACGAAGCCGACAAAAAGAATATTCCCATTATTCCATCAGTAGATATTATGGTGGAAGAAGGCGGCGTCGCGACCGTAGGGATTGACCAACATGAATTAGGGGTAAAAACAGGTGAAATGACAGCTGATATCCTCAATGGAGATGATCCAGCTAAAACTCCTGTCTATGTTTACGACGAAGGGGAAACATATGTTAATCAAAAGCAAGTGGAAAAGTACAATATTGATTTGCCAAAAAATTTGGAAGATGAAGCAGAGTTTATAGATAGATAA
- a CDS encoding universal stress protein, with amino-acid sequence MGNGFHSILVGVDESANAQKAFQYAVKKAAHENIELVIASILESDEINVYQALDDDYLRLARKKTEENLRKYQQYAYDQGVQTVKLFSDEGAPAERIIHHILPQTQCDLLIIGSHAKHGLKDYFGTSASYMAKNAPISVMIIR; translated from the coding sequence ATGGGTAATGGATTTCACAGCATCTTAGTTGGAGTCGATGAATCTGCCAATGCGCAAAAAGCTTTTCAATATGCCGTAAAAAAAGCTGCTCACGAAAATATTGAATTGGTTATTGCTTCTATATTAGAATCGGATGAAATAAACGTGTATCAGGCTTTGGATGATGATTACTTGCGATTAGCACGTAAAAAAACAGAAGAAAATCTACGAAAGTATCAGCAATATGCTTATGACCAAGGTGTACAAACCGTTAAACTTTTTAGCGATGAAGGTGCCCCTGCTGAACGAATTATTCATCATATCTTGCCACAAACCCAATGTGACTTACTCATTATTGGATCACACGCTAAGCATGGGCTGAAAGACTATTTTGGCACCAGTGCTTCTTATATGGCTAAAAATGCCCCAATTTCAGTCATGATTATTCGCTGA
- a CDS encoding Nramp family divalent metal transporter — protein MSDEPKKHSIIEQTNGASLQEINSTVQVPKGKGFWRTLLAYSGPGALVAVGYMDPGNWSTSITGGQNFQYLLMSIILISSLIAMLLQYMSSKLGIVSQMDLAQAIRARTSKSLGIVLWVLTELAIMATDIAEVIGAAIALYLLFNIPLVYAVFITVLDVLLLLLLTKIGFRKIEAIVVCLIFVILFVFVYQVALSKPDLGAMFAGFIPTMDTFSQTPHIGGQTPLTGSLGIIGATVMPHNLYLHSAVSQTRKLDHDNKEEVAQAVRFSTWDSNIQLSLAFLVNALLLVMGVAVFKDGAVQDPSFFGLYEALSDPNTLSNGVLSQVASSGLLSTLFAVALLASGQNSTITGTLTGQVIMEGFIHMRMPIWLRRLVTRLLSVVPVLICVLITSGKSTVEEHTALNNLMNNSQVFLAFALPFSIIPLLMMTNSQAEMGKRFRNSTIVKFLGWISVIALTYLNLIGLPDQIEGFFGAQATRQELLWADGIAYVLILVVLALLAWTIIELYKGNKKFEQLQKEGMNNDG, from the coding sequence ATGAGCGATGAACCAAAAAAACACTCCATTATTGAGCAAACCAATGGAGCATCCTTGCAAGAAATCAATAGTACCGTCCAAGTACCCAAAGGAAAAGGATTTTGGCGAACTTTACTGGCCTACTCTGGACCGGGTGCCTTAGTCGCTGTCGGCTACATGGATCCTGGGAATTGGTCTACCTCTATTACAGGTGGTCAAAATTTTCAATATTTATTAATGTCCATTATTCTAATTTCCAGTTTAATTGCGATGCTTTTACAGTATATGTCTTCAAAACTAGGAATCGTTAGCCAAATGGATTTGGCTCAAGCCATTCGTGCGCGTACAAGTAAATCTTTAGGTATCGTTTTATGGGTACTGACAGAATTAGCCATTATGGCAACGGATATTGCTGAAGTGATCGGAGCTGCGATTGCGCTTTACTTGTTATTCAATATTCCACTTGTATATGCTGTTTTCATCACTGTCTTAGATGTATTGCTCTTGTTACTGCTAACCAAAATCGGTTTTCGTAAAATTGAAGCTATTGTCGTTTGTTTAATTTTTGTCATTTTATTTGTCTTTGTCTACCAAGTCGCTCTATCAAAGCCTGATTTAGGAGCCATGTTTGCAGGTTTTATCCCAACAATGGATACCTTTTCGCAAACGCCGCATATTGGAGGTCAAACACCACTAACAGGTTCATTAGGAATTATTGGTGCCACGGTCATGCCGCATAATCTGTATTTGCATTCAGCGGTTTCACAGACACGCAAACTCGATCACGATAACAAAGAAGAAGTCGCACAAGCTGTTCGTTTTTCTACTTGGGATTCCAATATTCAACTTTCTTTAGCTTTTCTTGTCAATGCCTTGTTATTGGTTATGGGCGTAGCTGTATTTAAAGATGGCGCAGTACAAGATCCGTCCTTTTTTGGGCTCTACGAAGCTTTATCTGACCCTAATACCTTAAGTAATGGCGTATTATCTCAAGTAGCCAGTTCGGGACTGTTATCCACATTATTTGCCGTTGCCTTATTAGCATCTGGACAAAATTCAACCATTACTGGTACGCTCACAGGACAAGTAATCATGGAAGGTTTTATTCATATGCGAATGCCCATTTGGTTACGTCGTTTAGTGACTCGCTTGTTATCAGTTGTTCCCGTCTTAATTTGTGTTCTTATCACGAGTGGTAAAAGCACCGTAGAAGAGCATACCGCCTTAAACAATTTAATGAATAACTCACAAGTTTTTCTAGCTTTTGCTCTACCGTTTTCAATCATCCCACTGCTTATGATGACAAACAGTCAAGCTGAAATGGGCAAACGTTTCCGTAATAGTACCATCGTAAAGTTTTTAGGTTGGATTTCTGTTATTGCGTTAACTTATTTGAACTTAATCGGCTTACCCGACCAAATTGAAGGCTTTTTTGGAGCGCAAGCTACTAGACAAGAACTTTTATGGGCAGATGGAATTGCTTATGTTTTAATTCTTGTTGTTCTAGCCTTATTAGCATGGACAATTATTGAGTTATATAAGGGAAATAAAAAGTTTGAACAACTACAAAAAGAAGGAATGAATAATGATGGGTAA
- a CDS encoding PTS transporter subunit IIC, which produces MTQKVTPREFIMNILNGLAIGTVIVLIPSALLSELCKALLPTFPFLINVLNAVNLSNSMMGIVIGTLIGINFKFPPIQSAAVGLASIFASGAVNFTPDGMLLEGTGDIINIGLTAAMACGMLLFLGNKLKSYTILVIPALSLIIPGIIGRLILPYILKITEWIGQGIAQLLDLQPLVMSILLAVIFSVLIVSPITTVGIALAISLSGIGSGAANIGICATGFGFAIMGWHVNTKGTSFAHFIGSPKMSMANALKKPLILLPIICTAACCGVLAALWDIQGSPMSAGFGFSGLIGPINYMNLAEDGWTFVTLLKSIIAFAVAPIAFSFLFKYLFTKVTPILKEEDYYLNI; this is translated from the coding sequence ATGACGCAAAAAGTAACTCCAAGAGAATTTATTATGAATATTTTAAACGGCTTAGCCATTGGTACAGTCATCGTTTTAATTCCAAGCGCCTTATTATCTGAACTTTGTAAAGCACTCTTACCTACTTTCCCGTTTTTGATCAACGTCTTAAATGCAGTAAATCTTTCTAATTCTATGATGGGAATTGTTATTGGGACTTTGATCGGTATCAACTTTAAATTTCCACCGATACAGTCGGCTGCGGTAGGACTTGCTTCTATCTTTGCTTCTGGAGCCGTTAACTTTACACCAGATGGAATGCTTTTAGAAGGTACAGGCGACATTATTAACATAGGACTAACTGCCGCTATGGCTTGTGGCATGCTTTTGTTCTTAGGAAATAAGTTAAAGTCTTATACCATTTTAGTTATTCCCGCGCTTTCTTTGATTATTCCAGGCATTATTGGACGCTTGATTTTGCCTTATATTTTAAAAATTACGGAATGGATCGGACAAGGGATCGCCCAACTACTTGATTTACAACCTCTTGTTATGAGTATTTTATTAGCTGTTATTTTTTCTGTTTTGATTGTTTCTCCGATTACAACCGTTGGTATTGCTTTAGCGATCTCGTTAAGCGGCATAGGTTCAGGCGCGGCCAATATTGGTATTTGTGCAACCGGATTTGGTTTTGCAATCATGGGCTGGCATGTGAATACCAAAGGAACAAGTTTTGCTCACTTTATCGGATCACCGAAAATGTCGATGGCTAACGCCTTGAAAAAACCACTGATTTTGTTACCTATCATTTGTACTGCTGCATGTTGCGGTGTTTTAGCTGCTTTATGGGATATTCAAGGTTCACCTATGTCAGCAGGCTTTGGTTTTAGTGGCTTAATTGGTCCGATTAATTACATGAATTTGGCCGAAGATGGCTGGACATTTGTTACTTTGTTAAAATCTATTATCGCTTTTGCCGTTGCTCCAATTGCTTTTAGTTTTCTTTTTAAATATCTCTTTACCAAGGTGACGCCCATTCTAAAAGAAGAAGATTACTATTTGAATATTTAA
- a CDS encoding dihydrofolate reductase family protein, with translation MGKIVFYGAISLDGFLADKQDNLQWLFDTDLAGISTYEAFEKQVDTVVMGRVTYQEAKKVIGDASFYPGKEKIIFSHNQKNDSDEEKFVSGDIVETLKSLKKQTGRMIWVVGGGSIVKPLLEENLIDEYWIQIAPVLLGKGKRLFEEGNYNYRLEFIETTQMGELTELHFRKKD, from the coding sequence ATGGGGAAAATCGTTTTCTATGGTGCTATTAGTTTAGACGGTTTTTTAGCAGATAAACAGGATAATTTACAATGGTTATTTGATACTGATTTAGCTGGAATATCAACTTATGAGGCATTTGAAAAACAGGTAGATACAGTGGTTATGGGGCGTGTTACTTACCAAGAAGCAAAAAAGGTTATCGGCGATGCATCTTTTTATCCTGGCAAAGAAAAAATCATTTTTTCCCACAACCAAAAAAATGATTCAGATGAGGAAAAATTTGTTTCTGGAGATATTGTAGAAACACTCAAATCTCTAAAAAAACAAACAGGAAGAATGATCTGGGTTGTCGGTGGAGGAAGTATTGTAAAACCACTTTTAGAAGAAAATTTAATTGATGAATATTGGATTCAAATCGCTCCTGTGCTCTTAGGAAAAGGGAAACGATTATTTGAAGAAGGAAACTACAATTATCGCCTAGAATTTATTGAGACAACTCAGATGGGTGAATTGACTGAACTACATTTTAGGAAAAAAGATTAA
- a CDS encoding glycoside hydrolase family 13 protein, giving the protein MKQTKKWWKEAVAYQIYPRSFYDTNGDGIGDIRGIIEKLDYLKDLGVDVVWLSPVYQSPNDDNGYDISDYKAIMSEFGTMKDLDELMEKIHKRGMKLIMDLVINHTSDEHEWFIESRSSKDNLYRDYYIWHPGKKDGSRPNNWESIFNGPAWEWDDKTKEYYMHIFSKKQPDLNWENPEVRQSLYNMINWWLNKGIDGFRIDAITHIKKKPGLPDLPNPLKKEVVPSFDAHMNQPGIGKFLTELTENTFKNYDVMTVGEANGVNIEEAEQWVGEKNGYFNMIFQFEHLNLWENKEKFDLIEFKKILTKWQKGLEGIGWNALFIENHDLVRVVSFLGNDASMRKTSAKALAMMYFFMQGTPFIYQGQEIGMTNVHFSSLDEYDDIQSVNKARKMMEEGSKQAEAMQYIWANSRDNTRTPMQWDSSEQAGFTTGIPWLKVNDNYADINVAESYEDPSSVYNFYKKMINIRRHSETLIYGTYELIEEKHPTVYAYLRHGEQEDFLIMVNMFDGHEKMNFSKYKLKELVLANYKVNDSVNKGILLRPYEARMYKISK; this is encoded by the coding sequence ATGAAACAAACAAAAAAATGGTGGAAAGAAGCAGTTGCTTACCAAATTTATCCTCGTAGTTTTTATGATACAAATGGAGATGGAATTGGTGATATACGAGGTATTATAGAAAAATTAGACTATTTAAAAGATTTAGGGGTTGATGTAGTTTGGCTGAGCCCAGTTTATCAATCACCTAACGATGACAATGGTTATGATATTAGCGATTATAAAGCTATTATGAGTGAATTCGGGACAATGAAAGATCTTGATGAATTGATGGAAAAAATACACAAACGTGGTATGAAATTAATTATGGATCTTGTCATTAATCATACTTCGGATGAACATGAATGGTTTATTGAATCACGGTCTTCTAAAGATAATCTATATCGTGATTATTACATTTGGCATCCAGGTAAAAAAGATGGAAGCCGCCCTAATAATTGGGAATCTATTTTCAATGGTCCAGCTTGGGAGTGGGATGACAAAACAAAAGAATATTATATGCATATATTTTCTAAAAAACAACCTGACTTAAATTGGGAGAATCCAGAAGTGCGGCAATCGTTATACAATATGATTAATTGGTGGCTAAATAAGGGAATTGATGGGTTTAGAATTGATGCTATTACGCATATCAAGAAAAAACCAGGACTACCAGATTTACCAAATCCATTAAAAAAAGAAGTTGTTCCGTCCTTTGATGCACATATGAATCAGCCAGGTATTGGTAAATTTTTAACAGAGTTAACCGAGAATACTTTTAAAAATTATGACGTTATGACGGTAGGTGAAGCTAATGGAGTTAATATAGAGGAAGCAGAGCAATGGGTTGGAGAAAAAAATGGGTATTTTAATATGATTTTCCAATTCGAACATTTAAATCTTTGGGAAAATAAAGAAAAATTTGATCTCATAGAATTTAAAAAAATACTTACAAAATGGCAAAAGGGACTAGAAGGTATAGGGTGGAACGCCTTATTTATTGAAAATCATGATTTAGTTCGCGTGGTATCTTTTTTAGGAAATGATGCGAGTATGCGGAAAACCTCTGCTAAAGCTCTAGCTATGATGTATTTCTTTATGCAAGGAACGCCGTTTATTTATCAAGGCCAAGAAATTGGAATGACTAATGTTCACTTTTCTTCTTTAGATGAATATGATGATATTCAATCAGTAAATAAAGCAAGAAAAATGATGGAAGAAGGAAGTAAGCAAGCAGAAGCAATGCAATATATTTGGGCAAATTCACGTGATAATACACGGACGCCAATGCAGTGGGATTCTTCAGAACAAGCAGGATTTACGACGGGCATACCATGGTTAAAAGTAAATGACAATTATGCAGATATCAACGTGGCTGAGTCTTATGAAGACCCTAGTTCTGTTTACAATTTCTATAAAAAAATGATTAATATTAGACGTCATTCAGAAACTCTTATTTATGGAACCTATGAATTAATTGAAGAAAAACACCCAACAGTTTATGCCTATCTCAGACATGGTGAGCAAGAAGACTTTCTTATTATGGTAAATATGTTTGATGGTCATGAAAAGATGAACTTTTCTAAATATAAGCTAAAAGAACTTGTATTAGCTAATTATAAAGTTAACGATAGCGTAAATAAAGGTATCTTATTACGTCCTTATGAAGCGCGTATGTATAAAATTTCAAAATAA
- a CDS encoding IS1380 family transposase has translation MSFTLQQKPLIFNSQKKISITNDGGALTNDAGMVLVAEFLKKIHFDQLLNERIHINDHRKFSHHSWLEILKQWLYQLIAGYSRDRDANKVQYDRLFQEALQQENLSSQSMLSTFLHTLTTENVSQLAQVAKDLADLWLDHDNTQHLVLDFDSTSCPTYGKQEKAEFIYHYGINGYHPFVAFEGLTGLALDVRHRHGKSYTSTHAEDYLEEMLDRYQQRSSDPLIMVRGDSGFAKPEIFAHCEDRQVRYVIKLKSNARLLDHIQHQVLYQDDTDYTKTEQQYFLMDYRANKWRQSRRVAMKATRPAGSLLFTDFQFIVTNFENLDPKTIFQLYQKRGNMENFIKEMKGGFFAEKTDSASFTANQARLALSFMAYNIIHLMKHLTFPSTEKATVIDTIRFKLFHLAGRMTEHARQIQIHLSNTNVYDTLFWDVLARIQRLNL, from the coding sequence ATGTCTTTCACTTTACAACAAAAACCATTAATATTCAATTCTCAAAAGAAAATTTCTATCACCAATGATGGGGGCGCCTTAACCAATGATGCCGGAATGGTACTGGTTGCCGAATTTTTAAAGAAGATTCATTTTGATCAGTTATTAAATGAACGGATTCATATCAACGATCACCGCAAATTTTCGCACCATTCCTGGCTAGAAATCTTGAAACAATGGCTTTATCAATTGATTGCGGGATATTCACGCGATCGAGATGCCAATAAAGTGCAATACGATCGCCTCTTTCAAGAAGCACTTCAACAAGAAAACCTTAGTTCGCAATCCATGCTTTCGACCTTTCTGCATACATTAACGACAGAAAATGTGTCGCAACTTGCGCAAGTAGCCAAAGACTTAGCGGATCTATGGTTGGACCATGACAATACACAACACTTGGTGCTCGATTTTGATTCCACATCTTGTCCCACCTACGGTAAACAAGAAAAAGCCGAGTTTATCTATCACTATGGTATCAATGGCTATCATCCGTTTGTCGCTTTTGAAGGATTAACCGGGCTTGCTTTAGATGTTCGCCATCGTCACGGAAAATCCTATACGTCTACCCATGCCGAAGATTATCTCGAGGAGATGTTAGATCGTTATCAACAGCGATCCAGTGATCCTCTGATCATGGTTCGTGGAGATAGCGGATTTGCCAAGCCCGAAATTTTTGCCCATTGCGAAGACCGTCAAGTCCGTTATGTGATCAAACTCAAAAGCAACGCCCGTTTGCTCGACCACATTCAACATCAAGTCCTTTATCAAGACGACACCGATTATACGAAAACCGAACAACAATATTTTCTAATGGACTATCGGGCGAATAAATGGCGACAATCACGTCGAGTCGCCATGAAAGCCACTCGTCCTGCCGGATCCTTACTCTTTACCGATTTTCAGTTTATCGTTACAAACTTTGAGAATCTCGATCCCAAGACGATTTTTCAACTCTATCAAAAACGAGGGAACATGGAAAACTTCATTAAAGAAATGAAAGGCGGCTTCTTTGCCGAAAAAACAGATAGCGCTTCGTTTACAGCCAATCAAGCGCGTTTAGCCTTAAGCTTTATGGCTTACAACATCATTCATTTGATGAAGCATCTAACCTTTCCTTCGACAGAAAAAGCGACAGTGATCGATACCATCCGTTTTAAACTGTTTCATCTAGCAGGCAGAATGACGGAACATGCACGACAAATCCAGATCCATCTTTCGAATACGAATGTTTATGACACTTTATTCTGGGACGTTTTGGCCAGAATCCAGCGGCTGAATCTATAA